In Aethina tumida isolate Nest 87 chromosome 2, icAetTumi1.1, whole genome shotgun sequence, the DNA window taacttaaattttaaatgactaCGTGACCAACGATAACTTTTAGTCATTTTGTTGGTCACGTTCAAAGGACTAGTAGCACTCCCCATTTGTGTacaaaaaatcacaaaaatcatTATGCGTAATTTTCGTGATGATTTgtgaaaatgttataaataaaataaaataaaaaaagtggaTTATCGGCTAATAGTACTAGTATATTGTCATAGCCATTCTATACTGTGTATTGCAATGACTATTTTTATATGGCACGAAGCATCCATTcggtttttgtaataataatacaaaaatataaaaaaaccgaAGTAATGCTGTGTGTGACATCTAATATCTATGAGATTACCACAAAGCACGATACATACTTttgtatatacaatttttctatATCTATTTAGCTGCCACGCAAAGGACAAATTACGAATAATAAATGAGCACCAATTCGAAACAGCTCCTCTACCTCTAAACtcttatatacatttaaatatggcACGTGAATTCACAGATTATCCTATAAGGCACGAGAACACCGATAAAACatgcaaacaaataaaaaacaccactaataaaaaaccattcatcaacattttaaaaaatttcggtTAGTGTTTCTTGGGATGTATAATAGATCtgaataataatgttataagTGGAATTAAAATGGTCCCTTCGAATTACTTTGGGCTTTAGGTTTTTAGACGGCGATTGCCAAACCGAGGGAGTATCTATCGGAATTTTTCGAATAAGATTCTCTGTCTCTGTTGGTCTGAGACGTGGAGAAGTCCATCGGTTGGTCTTGTAATATTTGGTTGAAGTTGTCTGCGAATCTCGCAGCTGCGTTAAAAATCAcctgtaatttaaaatgagacaatttaccatttaattcgtttttaagtttattgaaGTATACAAAAGCTTTATTACAAAGCAAACGGATTgtgactaattaattaacttaccgATGGGTGTTTAATCGTCGAATACAGAATTCTTTCAGGGTTCGGCGATATAACGGTGGATCTGTACAACATCGGAGATCTTACTACCGATTCCGGTCCTTTAATCACCGACTCCCCCAGTCTACCAGCGCCTCCACCCACCGACACAATGACAGGGGTGGGTGAGGCAATTTTATCCGGCGTTGCCTCCCTTGACGAGTGACGACAGTTCATCCTCATACACGAAGACTCCTCGTGCTTGTACAGGTATGATTTGAGGGCGAAAGCTTTGCCGCATCTTCCGCAGATGTGTGGCTTGGTGTTCGAGTGAGTCTGGATGTGAGCACGCAAGTTGGACTTGTCGGCGAAAGCTTTGTTGCAGATCGAACACTTGAAGGGTTTTTCCCCtgaaacaattacaattataattataatgaacgAACGCGTGTGTAATTGGAATTGCCAATGATTAATTTGACCAATAATTACCTGTGTGAGTCCTGATGTGTCCTTGCAGAAGCCACGGACGGCTGAAACACTTGCCGCAATAATGGCACTTGCAGCCCTGATTGTGGGTCCGCACGTGCATAGAATAGGCCGGCATGCTGACATACAGCTTGTCGCAGTGTGGACAGCGTCGGGCCTTTTTGTCTGCCGGACTTCTGTGCGTTTGACGGTGGCGGGCCAAGTTGCTGGACGTGCTGTAACGTTTGCCGCACTCGCCG includes these proteins:
- the LOC109601297 gene encoding zinc finger protein 37 isoform X2, whose translation is MPRALLCGNRRFNENFERTGLSPEHSVSVAETSDNQMSDNSSECPDELYNLTKLAEVAVATGQILEQRRLSTPSSTTSDDHVSFNYTHKLFDKSSRTPRPHLLKTEEITKPTLTKVHCHTVSIPHSTTGDVSASVSSSESSSGDHECGECGKRYSTSSNLARHRQTHRSPADKKARRCPHCDKLYVSMPAYSMHVRTHNQGCKCHYCGKCFSRPWLLQGHIRTHTGEKPFKCSICNKAFADKSNLRAHIQTHSNTKPHICGRCGKAFALKSYLYKHEESSCMRMNCRHSSREATPDKIASPTPVIVSVGGGAGRLGESVIKGPESVVRSPMLYRSTVISPNPERILYSTIKHPSVIFNAAARFADNFNQILQDQPMDFSTSQTNRDRESYSKNSDRYSLGLAIAV
- the LOC109601297 gene encoding zinc finger protein 761 isoform X3, which gives rise to MSDNSSECPDELYNLTKLAEVAVATGQILEQRRLSTPSSTTSDDHVSFNYTHKLFDKSSRTPRPHLLKTEEITKPTLTKVHCHTVSIPHSTTGDVSASVSSSESSSGDHECGECGKRYSTSSNLARHRQTHRSPADKKARRCPHCDKLYVSMPAYSMHVRTHNQGCKCHYCGKCFSRPWLLQGHIRTHTGEKPFKCSICNKAFADKSNLRAHIQTHSNTKPHICGRCGKAFALKSYLYKHEESSCMRMNCRHSSREATPDKIASPTPVIVSVGGGAGRLGESVIKGPESVVRSPMLYRSTVISPNPERILYSTIKHPSVIFNAAARFADNFNQILQDQPMDFSTSQTNRDRESYSKNSDRYSLGLAIAV
- the LOC109601297 gene encoding zinc finger protein 37 isoform X1, producing MPRAFLYTNPRYKYQKEMQAGLSPEHSVSVAETSDNQMSDNSSECPDELYNLTKLAEVAVATGQILEQRRLSTPSSTTSDDHVSFNYTHKLFDKSSRTPRPHLLKTEEITKPTLTKVHCHTVSIPHSTTGDVSASVSSSESSSGDHECGECGKRYSTSSNLARHRQTHRSPADKKARRCPHCDKLYVSMPAYSMHVRTHNQGCKCHYCGKCFSRPWLLQGHIRTHTGEKPFKCSICNKAFADKSNLRAHIQTHSNTKPHICGRCGKAFALKSYLYKHEESSCMRMNCRHSSREATPDKIASPTPVIVSVGGGAGRLGESVIKGPESVVRSPMLYRSTVISPNPERILYSTIKHPSVIFNAAARFADNFNQILQDQPMDFSTSQTNRDRESYSKNSDRYSLGLAIAV